One genomic window of Stieleria sp. JC731 includes the following:
- a CDS encoding sulfatase: MTNRSLWKTCAVSLFAFVVVGIPALADDAANVSSGSNSAKHGRPNVLIIYGDDQGSIDMGCFGVGDLKTPNMDRLASQGLRLTQMYSAAPVCSASRVGLLTGRFPARAGQPGNGDLKADEITIAETFQNAGYTTGHVGKWHLGREASTNPGGQGFQSWFGHLEGCIDNYSHFFFWAGPNRHDLWDNGKEIQRGGEYFPRMMVDRCKSFIGQNEDKPWMLYWAFNAPHYPYQGTAKWLEHYQDLPSPRREYCAFTSTMDEYIGEVLDYLDEQGLADNTIVIYQPDHGHSTETRAFGGGGNSGPYRGAKFSLFEGGIRVPSVVRYPGKLPTGETRNQFVTACDWYPTLCQWCEVELPSVHLDGKSIVDVLQSNAAAPRETFYWQMGGGSGAQWAVRDQQWKLIGNPRDTTLPQTKQIAGGKLKEPLFLIDLKNDPSEQTNLADKNPEILRRLISLKDEIQADF; the protein is encoded by the coding sequence ATGACGAATCGTTCACTTTGGAAAACCTGTGCCGTTAGCCTTTTCGCGTTTGTCGTCGTCGGAATCCCAGCATTGGCAGATGACGCAGCCAACGTCTCCTCGGGTTCCAATTCGGCCAAGCACGGGCGTCCCAATGTGCTGATCATTTATGGCGACGATCAAGGATCGATCGACATGGGATGCTTCGGTGTCGGCGATCTGAAGACGCCCAACATGGACCGCTTGGCTAGCCAAGGCTTACGTCTGACCCAAATGTATTCTGCCGCACCGGTTTGCTCGGCGAGCCGCGTCGGTTTGTTAACCGGACGTTTTCCGGCACGGGCTGGGCAACCAGGAAACGGCGACCTGAAGGCAGACGAAATCACAATTGCAGAAACGTTTCAAAACGCCGGCTATACGACCGGCCATGTTGGGAAATGGCATTTGGGTCGCGAAGCTTCGACCAACCCAGGCGGTCAAGGTTTCCAAAGTTGGTTTGGGCACCTGGAAGGATGTATCGACAACTATTCACATTTCTTCTTTTGGGCCGGTCCGAATCGCCATGACCTTTGGGACAACGGTAAAGAGATTCAGCGTGGCGGTGAGTACTTTCCCCGTATGATGGTTGACCGATGCAAATCGTTCATTGGCCAAAACGAAGACAAGCCTTGGATGCTGTACTGGGCATTCAACGCACCGCACTATCCCTACCAAGGAACGGCAAAGTGGCTTGAGCACTATCAAGATCTGCCTTCGCCTCGGCGTGAGTATTGTGCATTCACCTCGACAATGGACGAATACATCGGGGAAGTACTGGATTACCTTGATGAACAAGGACTCGCAGACAACACGATCGTGATCTATCAACCCGACCACGGACACAGCACCGAAACGCGAGCTTTCGGGGGCGGAGGAAACTCGGGGCCTTATCGCGGCGCGAAGTTCTCGCTGTTTGAAGGCGGCATTCGAGTCCCTTCGGTTGTCCGATATCCTGGAAAGCTACCTACCGGTGAAACTCGAAACCAATTTGTCACCGCCTGCGACTGGTATCCCACCCTATGCCAGTGGTGTGAAGTCGAACTCCCCAGCGTACATCTGGATGGAAAATCGATCGTCGATGTGTTGCAGTCCAACGCTGCTGCCCCGCGAGAAACGTTCTATTGGCAGATGGGCGGAGGCTCCGGAGCACAATGGGCAGTTCGGGATCAGCAGTGGAAGCTGATCGGAAACCCACGCGACACGACACTTCCACAAACGAAACAAATCGCTGGTGGAAAGCTAAAGGAACCGCTGTTTTTGATTGACCTGAAAAACGATCCAAGCGAACAAACCAACCTCGCCGATAAGAATCCCGAAATCCTGCGTCGCTTGATTTCCTTGAAAGACGAAATCCAAGCTGACTTTTAA
- a CDS encoding glycosyltransferase translates to MESLTQSRSPEASVIMTTFRSPKYLFQVLWGFANQSCRDFEIVVGEDGQTDETREVIDVFAAKSNISIQYVTQEHQGFGKTRILNRAIDCARGEYLIFTDGDCVPRSDFVETHLNLATPGRFLSGGCFRLDRAVTDQILDQQLELEQFTDMRWLKDHGHRVSKKWLWSRNRPVIAHVLDMATTTRPTFNGHNSSAWKDDVVYANGFNMEMRYGGLDRELGERLENAGVLGSQIRHRAICFHLDHDRGYVTKEDWQRNHNIRKLVRRRGLTRAEQGLDQIRADAA, encoded by the coding sequence ATGGAATCGCTTACCCAATCGAGATCCCCCGAAGCGTCCGTCATCATGACAACGTTTCGGTCCCCCAAATATCTGTTTCAAGTGTTGTGGGGGTTCGCCAATCAGTCCTGTCGCGATTTCGAAATCGTCGTAGGCGAAGACGGGCAAACCGATGAGACTCGCGAAGTGATCGATGTGTTTGCTGCCAAGTCAAACATCTCGATCCAATATGTCACCCAAGAGCACCAGGGATTTGGAAAGACGCGAATCCTCAATCGTGCGATCGATTGTGCCCGCGGTGAGTACTTGATCTTTACCGATGGTGACTGTGTCCCAAGGTCAGATTTTGTTGAAACACATTTGAATCTAGCAACGCCGGGGCGATTCCTTTCGGGCGGATGCTTTCGATTGGATCGAGCGGTAACCGATCAGATTTTGGATCAGCAGCTTGAGCTGGAGCAGTTCACCGATATGCGATGGTTGAAAGACCATGGCCATCGTGTTTCCAAGAAATGGTTGTGGAGTCGCAATCGGCCTGTGATCGCACATGTCCTAGACATGGCGACGACAACACGACCGACGTTCAACGGTCACAATTCCTCGGCATGGAAAGACGACGTGGTCTACGCCAACGGTTTCAATATGGAAATGCGCTATGGCGGCTTGGATCGCGAGCTTGGCGAACGTCTTGAAAATGCCGGAGTGTTAGGTTCACAGATTCGTCATCGGGCCATCTGTTTTCACCTCGATCACGACCGTGGTTACGTGACCAAAGAAGACTGGCAACGCAACCACAACATTCGCAAGCTTGTCAGGCGACGTGGATTGACGAGAGCCGAACAAGGGCTCGATCAAATCCGCGCCGACGCTGCTTGA
- the pyrF gene encoding orotidine-5'-phosphate decarboxylase, producing MTFATRLAQAVQKTKSVTCVGLDPRKASLPAPLRDGVANDRPEEWAAAYTQFCMEIIDVVADIVPCVKPQAAFFEQLGPAGMISLGEVVAYAKKKNLLVILDGKRNDIGSTATAYADAYLGSDSPWGSDSLTVSPYLGRDSIEPFVEVCDAREAGIFVLVKTSNPGGGLLQNRETEGQTVYARVAELVTEINAERLDAMGYGPLGAVVGATYPEELASLRQAMPHSWILIPGFGAQGGSADDVKAGFLDGGLGAVVNSSRHIIFAHQRPEFADKFGDAKWQDAVRAATEEMNSVLNVVQ from the coding sequence ATGACCTTCGCCACACGTCTCGCCCAAGCCGTTCAGAAAACGAAGTCAGTGACCTGCGTTGGGCTGGACCCGCGAAAAGCCTCCCTGCCTGCTCCCCTACGTGATGGCGTTGCCAACGATCGCCCCGAAGAATGGGCAGCGGCGTACACGCAGTTCTGTATGGAAATTATCGATGTCGTTGCCGACATCGTCCCCTGCGTCAAGCCTCAAGCGGCGTTCTTTGAACAGCTAGGCCCCGCCGGAATGATCTCGTTGGGTGAAGTCGTCGCCTATGCGAAGAAGAAAAACCTTCTCGTCATCCTGGACGGAAAACGTAACGACATCGGCAGCACCGCCACAGCGTATGCGGATGCCTACCTAGGCTCGGACAGCCCTTGGGGAAGTGATTCCCTGACGGTCAGTCCTTATCTAGGTCGTGACAGCATCGAACCCTTTGTTGAGGTCTGCGACGCTCGCGAAGCCGGCATCTTTGTCTTGGTCAAGACATCCAATCCCGGTGGCGGCTTGTTGCAAAACCGCGAAACGGAAGGACAAACGGTCTATGCGCGAGTTGCCGAGCTTGTGACGGAAATCAATGCCGAGCGACTTGATGCGATGGGCTACGGCCCACTGGGTGCCGTCGTCGGAGCGACCTATCCCGAAGAGCTCGCTTCGTTGCGTCAAGCGATGCCACACAGCTGGATCTTGATCCCCGGCTTTGGTGCCCAAGGCGGTAGCGCCGATGACGTCAAAGCAGGCTTTTTGGATGGCGGCCTAGGGGCTGTTGTCAACAGCTCGCGACACATCATCTTTGCCCATCAACGACCTGAGTTCGCGGACAAGTTTGGCGATGCGAAGTGGCAAGATGCAGTCCGCGCGGCGACCGAAGAAATGAACTCGGTTCTGAACGTGGTTCAGTGA
- a CDS encoding ABC transporter permease: protein MSQSTIPTANRFRRTIDAMMNAFLATCEQLGAFLIGVCHQFADIAGVLSGTIFLALRPKSWTPPVRNVFARQMLFTSVDSIPAAMRFAGVVGVMGIVQAEMWIDAAGLSPSEVAPILWRSVVREIAPLLACLVVIGRSGIAISAELATMHADGEVEVLDSQGVDPMTYLVMPRVISVMISVFCLAIIIAVTIMVTGYLIGSSVGAIRVTWNEFYGEISRNFERGDLVFFTSKTLVAGGFAGVICCLEGVRSSGRLTDVPRVASRAGIRALTAIFAISAILSVVFYEKLLVFKFG from the coding sequence GTGAGTCAGTCAACAATCCCAACCGCTAACCGATTTCGCCGGACCATCGACGCGATGATGAACGCGTTCTTGGCCACGTGTGAGCAGTTGGGGGCGTTTCTAATTGGGGTCTGCCACCAATTCGCAGACATCGCCGGAGTGCTCTCGGGAACCATTTTTTTGGCGCTGCGACCGAAGAGCTGGACACCGCCGGTTCGAAACGTCTTTGCACGTCAGATGTTATTCACTTCGGTGGATTCGATTCCTGCGGCAATGCGTTTTGCCGGAGTTGTCGGCGTGATGGGCATCGTTCAAGCCGAAATGTGGATCGATGCCGCAGGGCTCTCTCCTTCGGAAGTCGCACCAATCCTGTGGCGATCCGTCGTTCGGGAGATCGCTCCACTGTTGGCATGTCTGGTCGTCATCGGCCGAAGCGGAATTGCCATCAGTGCAGAGCTGGCAACAATGCATGCCGATGGCGAAGTCGAGGTGTTAGACTCGCAAGGGGTCGATCCGATGACCTACTTGGTGATGCCACGCGTGATTTCGGTGATGATCAGTGTGTTCTGTTTGGCAATCATCATCGCGGTCACAATCATGGTCACAGGCTACCTGATCGGGTCTTCGGTTGGTGCGATCCGTGTGACATGGAATGAGTTTTATGGCGAGATCTCACGCAACTTTGAACGCGGTGACCTCGTGTTTTTCACGTCAAAGACTCTGGTTGCCGGCGGTTTTGCCGGAGTGATCTGTTGTTTAGAAGGCGTTCGATCCAGCGGGCGTTTGACCGATGTGCCTCGGGTCGCCAGCCGTGCCGGCATACGGGCCCTAACGGCGATCTTTGCGATCTCGGCCATCTTGTCGGTGGTCTTCTATGAAAAGCTACTCGTTTTCAAATTCGGGTAA
- a CDS encoding DUF1080 domain-containing protein, with amino-acid sequence MKLSHLIAMVIVACSSPLATAQSASDESTASDEKVTRAFIDDEAPGWVSLTEADFAPVNSAEDTWSWNDGVLHCTGMPISVLATKDRFENFEAVIEWMHEKPAGNSGMFAWVSPESLAELRAEGKPGLPDGVEIQMLDHGYTDKIKALGKSTEWFGTNGDVFGVRKPFNPFPPTSPNGSRSFPRKHLCNGHGQWNHYYVRAINGEVRLWVNGEEVSGGNGVTPANGHLCLESEGSPIQFRKLRVRRLP; translated from the coding sequence ATGAAGTTATCCCACCTGATTGCGATGGTAATCGTTGCCTGTTCAAGTCCGCTCGCAACAGCCCAGTCGGCTTCGGATGAATCCACCGCTTCGGACGAAAAAGTCACACGAGCCTTCATCGATGACGAAGCCCCCGGTTGGGTATCGCTGACCGAGGCTGACTTTGCACCGGTCAACAGCGCCGAAGACACGTGGAGCTGGAATGACGGAGTTTTACACTGCACCGGAATGCCGATCAGCGTTCTGGCAACCAAAGACCGCTTTGAAAATTTCGAAGCTGTGATCGAATGGATGCATGAAAAACCAGCGGGCAACTCGGGAATGTTTGCTTGGGTCTCGCCCGAATCGCTCGCCGAACTTCGTGCCGAAGGCAAACCTGGTCTGCCCGACGGAGTTGAAATTCAGATGCTCGACCACGGCTACACCGACAAAATTAAAGCCCTTGGCAAAAGCACCGAATGGTTTGGCACCAACGGCGACGTCTTCGGTGTTCGCAAGCCCTTCAATCCATTTCCCCCGACCTCGCCAAACGGCAGCCGTAGCTTCCCACGCAAGCACCTTTGCAATGGACACGGTCAATGGAACCATTACTACGTTCGCGCGATCAATGGCGAAGTCCGGTTGTGGGTCAACGGTGAAGAAGTCTCCGGTGGCAACGGAGTGACTCCGGCGAACGGCCATCTGTGCTTGGAAAGCGAAGGATCACCGATTCAATTTCGCAAACTCCGTGTCCGACGACTCCCCTAA